A stretch of the Cryptosporangium phraense genome encodes the following:
- a CDS encoding NAD-dependent epimerase/dehydratase family protein: MNTALVTGGSGYIGTQLIAALLRNGQPVRATVRSRSREADLRAAVGDSADLSVVVADLSSDDGWADAVAGCDEVYHVASPIPVEQPSDPEELIGPARAGTLRVLTAARDAGARRVVLTSSFAAIGYTPKPGAEFTEDDWTDPDMPGLAAYPRSKVVAEKAAWDFDRGALELVVVNPTFVLGPTLTPALGSSMYLIKSLFEGSMPVAPRARMGVVDVRDVAELEILAMAAPEMAGKRILAVGDGPTTSFLEVAQVLGRRFAEARVPSTEAPGDDLPRPIIHNDRARSLGWRPRDLESTIVDSVESLRGLGVL, encoded by the coding sequence ATGAACACTGCACTGGTCACCGGGGGATCCGGGTACATCGGCACGCAGCTGATCGCTGCGTTGCTGCGCAACGGGCAGCCGGTCCGGGCCACGGTCCGGTCCCGGTCGCGGGAGGCGGACCTGCGCGCCGCCGTCGGCGACTCCGCCGACCTCTCGGTCGTGGTCGCCGATCTCTCGTCGGACGACGGTTGGGCGGACGCCGTAGCCGGGTGCGACGAGGTCTATCACGTGGCCTCGCCGATCCCGGTCGAGCAGCCGTCGGACCCCGAGGAGCTGATCGGCCCGGCCCGCGCGGGAACGCTGCGGGTGCTGACGGCCGCCCGCGACGCAGGGGCGCGTCGGGTGGTGCTGACGTCGTCGTTCGCGGCGATCGGCTACACGCCGAAGCCGGGGGCCGAGTTCACCGAGGACGACTGGACCGACCCGGACATGCCCGGGCTGGCCGCGTACCCGCGGTCGAAGGTGGTCGCGGAGAAGGCGGCCTGGGACTTCGACCGGGGTGCGCTCGAGCTCGTCGTGGTGAACCCGACGTTCGTGCTCGGGCCGACGCTGACGCCCGCGCTCGGGTCGTCGATGTACCTGATCAAGAGCCTGTTCGAGGGGAGCATGCCGGTGGCACCGCGGGCCCGGATGGGGGTCGTGGACGTCCGGGACGTGGCCGAGCTGGAGATCCTGGCGATGGCGGCGCCGGAGATGGCGGGGAAGCGGATCTTGGCCGTGGGGGACGGGCCGACGACGAGTTTTCTCGAGGTGGCTCAGGTGTTGGGGCGGCGGTTCGCGGAGGCGCGGGTGCCGAGTACCGAGGCGCCGGGTGACGACCTTCCGCGCCCGATCATCCACAACGACCGGGCCAGGTCGCTGGGCTGGCGCCCGCGAGACCTGGAGTCCACGATCGTCGACTCGGTAGAGAGCCTGCGAGGACTCGGAGTGCTCTGA
- a CDS encoding class I SAM-dependent methyltransferase gives MAESLRASRTAVQVCQGRAASSVLDDPTAWELLRPSEREPVRWVREGSVPSAWRERVEYETVRATAELMAPRTVAIDRAVVECSAPQVVILGAGLDGRAWRLVSDRTVFEVDQPASQADKKSRAVSLGPGPSYVPVDFRTDRLSSVLAEAGLSSELATVWVWEGVVPYLTSAEVAATAAEVARCSAPGSRLVVNFQTPGRGLALGRFVSRLLSWSAGRASVWRDEPWRSTWTVPEMAALLRRNGFGEIREVDLGAVAEELGVVIRRPASMRHGRVVVADL, from the coding sequence TAGCCGGACCGCGGTGCAGGTGTGTCAGGGGCGGGCCGCGTCCTCCGTTCTCGACGACCCGACGGCCTGGGAGTTGCTGCGTCCGTCCGAGCGGGAGCCGGTGAGGTGGGTTCGCGAGGGTTCCGTGCCGTCCGCGTGGCGGGAGCGGGTCGAGTACGAGACCGTGCGGGCGACGGCCGAGTTGATGGCACCGCGGACGGTCGCGATCGATCGGGCGGTGGTGGAATGTTCGGCGCCTCAGGTGGTGATTCTGGGGGCCGGGTTGGACGGGCGGGCCTGGCGGTTGGTCTCAGACCGGACCGTGTTCGAGGTGGACCAGCCGGCGAGCCAGGCGGACAAGAAGTCGCGGGCCGTTTCTCTGGGGCCGGGGCCGTCGTACGTGCCGGTGGATTTTCGGACGGACCGGTTGTCGTCGGTCCTGGCGGAGGCCGGGTTGTCGTCGGAGTTGGCGACGGTGTGGGTGTGGGAGGGCGTCGTGCCCTACCTGACCTCGGCCGAGGTCGCGGCGACGGCGGCCGAGGTCGCGAGGTGTTCGGCGCCGGGGTCGCGGCTGGTGGTGAACTTCCAGACGCCGGGACGGGGTCTGGCGCTGGGACGATTCGTGTCCCGGCTGCTGTCGTGGTCGGCGGGGCGGGCGAGCGTCTGGCGCGACGAGCCGTGGCGGTCGACCTGGACGGTGCCGGAGATGGCGGCGCTGTTGCGGCGGAACGGGTTCGGGGAGATCCGGGAGGTCGACCTGGGTGCGGTGGCGGAGGAGTTGGGGGTCGTGATTCGCCGGCCGGCGTCGATGCGGCACGGCCGGGTCGTGGTCGCCGATCTTTAG